The following are encoded in a window of Shewanella psychrotolerans genomic DNA:
- a CDS encoding ABC transporter ATP-binding protein: MSDNRAITVNNLIKSVATQEGELTILNGINMDVKLGESVAILGPSGSGKSTLLGLLAALDSPTSGDIYLDGSALHGLNEEGKAALRKQKVSFIFQSFMLVDTLNALENVMLPAELSGIERAKEKAEAMLERVGLSHRLTHFPNQLSGGEQQRVAIARAFICEPKVLFADEPTGNLDGANSEKVADMLFELNRESDTTLVLVTHDLQLASRCERQFSMQAGKLTESKKDDQIDDKGHLQHSSAALTEAT; this comes from the coding sequence ATGTCAGATAATAGAGCTATCACGGTTAATAATCTCATTAAGTCAGTGGCTACCCAAGAAGGAGAGCTTACTATCCTCAACGGCATTAACATGGATGTCAAGTTAGGTGAAAGTGTCGCCATCTTAGGCCCTTCTGGTTCGGGTAAGTCAACGTTACTGGGATTACTCGCAGCACTGGACTCTCCTACATCGGGTGATATTTATCTAGATGGTAGTGCGCTTCATGGTCTCAACGAGGAAGGCAAAGCGGCGCTCCGAAAGCAAAAGGTAAGCTTCATTTTTCAATCATTTATGTTAGTTGACACCTTAAACGCGTTAGAGAATGTGATGTTACCTGCCGAACTCTCTGGTATTGAGCGAGCGAAAGAGAAAGCGGAGGCAATGCTAGAGCGAGTGGGCTTAAGTCATCGCTTGACCCATTTTCCCAACCAACTCTCAGGGGGGGAGCAGCAGCGAGTGGCTATCGCTAGGGCATTTATTTGTGAGCCTAAAGTGTTGTTTGCCGATGAGCCTACGGGAAATTTAGATGGCGCAAATAGCGAAAAAGTCGCTGACATGTTGTTTGAGCTTAATCGAGAGAGTGACACGACCCTAGTCTTGGTCACTCATGACTTACAGCTAGCGAGTCGCTGTGAGAGACAGTTTTCGATGCAAGCTGGAAAGTTAACTGAGTCGAAAAAGGACGACCAGATAGATGATAAAGGTCATCTGCAGCACTCTTCAGCGGCGTTGACGGAGGCGACTTAA